A genomic region of Gemmatimonadota bacterium contains the following coding sequences:
- a CDS encoding DUF4388 domain-containing protein: MALRGSLNEVNLADICQLLAMGRKSGCLWITDRSNFGYVYFDQGRVTYASVLNRPDRLGELLVQNGVIDREQLSAAMEGQAHQPGARLGRLLVGQGAMTEEQLKQYVELQISEAVYHLFTWSQGSFHFDPDHVPEEEEARLVSINAENLLLEGARRVDEWSLIEKRIPSFDLVFSLTRQPEGDEIELTGEQRKVIAALDGQRSVDEVVRETGLVEFAAGKALYGLVQAGFAEQSGRKVGAQKDTPEARIQRHLDLGLAFDRAGLLEDAAREFRRVVELDEHNELAHRKLARIALHGKKAADALHHYGALPGAQQKTYGVLRNRALALEMLGRYDEALQLLDVAEGIRPSDVDLFLHRGIALLKADQPRGANDAFIRYRERLGKRLPPPIYFAHAVLAAALDGSTEDAVRIGREGLASYPKDGAILVNTGAVLEQVGEPAASEAFYLRAVGQDPPPQAHKNLGDLAHRRGDLGGARAHYERAVRVEPQLGDDVYARLGQLARQDADLRRAGEYFQRALELNPSNEAARSGQRELEQAHTG; this comes from the coding sequence ATGGCGCTCCGCGGTTCGCTGAACGAGGTCAATCTCGCGGACATCTGCCAGCTCCTGGCGATGGGCCGCAAGAGCGGATGTCTCTGGATCACGGACCGCTCGAACTTCGGCTACGTCTACTTCGACCAGGGACGCGTCACGTACGCGTCCGTGCTGAATCGGCCCGACCGGCTGGGTGAGCTTCTGGTCCAGAACGGCGTCATCGACCGCGAGCAGCTCTCGGCGGCCATGGAGGGGCAGGCGCATCAGCCCGGCGCGCGCCTCGGACGCCTGCTCGTCGGGCAGGGGGCCATGACGGAGGAGCAGCTCAAGCAGTATGTGGAGCTGCAGATCTCGGAGGCCGTCTACCATCTGTTCACGTGGAGCCAGGGCTCGTTCCACTTCGATCCCGACCACGTGCCCGAGGAAGAAGAGGCGCGGCTGGTCTCGATCAACGCCGAGAACCTGCTGCTGGAAGGTGCGCGCCGCGTCGACGAATGGAGCCTGATCGAGAAGCGCATCCCGAGCTTCGACCTGGTGTTCTCGCTCACGCGCCAGCCGGAGGGCGACGAGATCGAGCTGACCGGCGAGCAACGCAAGGTGATCGCGGCCTTGGACGGTCAGCGTTCCGTCGACGAGGTCGTGCGCGAGACCGGACTGGTGGAGTTCGCAGCCGGCAAGGCGCTGTACGGGCTCGTGCAGGCGGGGTTTGCCGAACAGAGCGGTCGCAAGGTGGGTGCGCAGAAGGACACGCCGGAAGCGCGCATCCAACGGCACCTGGACCTGGGGCTCGCGTTCGATCGAGCCGGTCTGCTGGAAGACGCCGCGCGCGAGTTCCGCAGGGTGGTGGAGCTGGACGAGCACAACGAGCTGGCGCACCGCAAGCTGGCTCGGATCGCCCTGCACGGGAAGAAGGCGGCGGATGCGCTGCATCACTACGGCGCCTTGCCGGGCGCGCAACAGAAGACGTACGGCGTCCTGCGCAATCGCGCGCTCGCCCTGGAGATGCTGGGTCGCTACGACGAGGCGCTCCAACTCCTGGACGTGGCCGAGGGGATCCGACCCTCGGACGTGGACCTGTTCCTGCACCGGGGCATCGCGCTGCTCAAGGCCGACCAGCCGCGCGGCGCCAACGACGCGTTCATCCGCTACCGGGAGCGGCTGGGCAAGCGGCTCCCTCCCCCCATCTACTTCGCGCACGCCGTGCTGGCCGCGGCGCTGGACGGCTCCACCGAGGATGCCGTGCGGATCGGACGCGAGGGGCTGGCGAGCTATCCCAAGGACGGTGCCATCCTGGTGAACACCGGCGCGGTCCTGGAGCAGGTGGGCGAGCCGGCCGCTTCGGAGGCGTTCTACCTCCGGGCCGTGGGGCAGGACCCGCCGCCACAGGCCCACAAGAACCTGGGCGACCTCGCCCATCGGCGCGGCGACCTGGGTGGGGCCCGCGCCCACTACGAACGCGCGGTGCGGGTCGAACCCCAACTCGGGGATGACGTGTACGCCAGGCTGGGGCAACTCGCCCGCCAGGACGCGGATCTCCGGAGGGCGGGGGAGTACTTCCAGCGGGCGCTGGAGCTCAACCCGTCCAACGAGGCGGCCCGCTCCGGCCAACGCGAACTGGAACAGGCACACACCGGATGA
- a CDS encoding DnaA/Hda family protein, which translates to MIRDVQSQLDPRMTFDTFVVGPGNRLASAAARRAADSPAASYNPLFLYSASGLGKSHILNAMAHHSERLNPDARVLYQTLEGYLNELAEALAHGRQEEMRDRYKDLDILLLDDVQFLTGQPEAQEILLRTLDALNVSGSQIVLASDRPPAEIDGLDARLLSRFSGGLMVDISPPEFETRLAIIRRKRAERNVGVSDEVAEAIARMPFRNVRELMGGLNRVIAIQDLEGRVVTAAEVGKLIDVPRERVKRPKRLAGLGASTAHAEPEFEEAWQTQLREAAEAAEAEGFNASRLRRVLDGDLEPADPERIVADYHAVLDELRRIQSELDMVGNPWPEAARGVLTDPERLEEARALLASARERVRDFPPFRDDRPLDTAEERFPALAVKAAREVVGEEPPEYNPLFVWSPDGHGARELLEAIGTTFVSQRPRSRVALISAREFADEFVTALSEGVAGAWRERWWTVELLMVHQAQELSQTERAQDEFFHLFEAVKRRGARIVIAADRPPSRVTQIDDRLRSRFEGGLVVQMDVTGEPPLPAEELLARRVKRQGVLETSLDSLEGGGEVGPDLGLVKRDEDGRIIREDEAIDPAFQSALASLEGGSERHALTPPEPTHLDVAGPAALTKIKIRPDDFPTLLTEKRRWQKEVGIEDQPAPEPVAPAAAAAPAPPHRSPESGEEPTEAPQPATADLPDPAPVIPHQDPEYAEPWPQGPIPVSELSDIIDAILAPFDQPQAAANGVQPTAHPQPRWRPSPEKVVWDWPRIEDRIVPEDA; encoded by the coding sequence ATGATCCGCGACGTGCAGTCCCAGCTCGATCCACGGATGACCTTCGACACGTTCGTCGTCGGTCCCGGGAACCGGCTGGCCTCCGCGGCCGCGCGCCGTGCCGCCGACTCCCCGGCGGCGTCGTACAACCCGCTGTTCCTGTACTCGGCGTCGGGTCTGGGCAAATCGCACATCCTGAACGCGATGGCCCACCACTCCGAGCGGCTCAACCCGGACGCACGCGTCCTGTACCAGACGCTCGAAGGCTATCTCAACGAGCTGGCTGAAGCGCTCGCGCACGGCCGGCAGGAGGAGATGCGCGATCGGTACAAGGATCTGGACATCCTGTTGCTGGACGACGTCCAGTTCCTGACCGGGCAGCCCGAGGCGCAGGAGATCCTGCTGCGCACGCTCGATGCCTTGAACGTCTCCGGGAGCCAGATCGTCCTCGCGTCGGACCGTCCCCCCGCCGAGATCGACGGGCTCGACGCGCGCTTGCTGTCGCGCTTCTCGGGCGGGCTGATGGTGGACATCTCACCTCCCGAGTTCGAGACGCGCCTGGCCATCATCCGGCGCAAGCGCGCGGAGCGGAACGTGGGCGTCTCGGACGAGGTGGCCGAGGCCATCGCCCGGATGCCGTTCCGCAACGTGCGCGAGCTGATGGGTGGGCTCAACCGTGTGATCGCGATCCAGGATCTCGAGGGCCGCGTCGTCACGGCCGCCGAGGTGGGCAAGCTGATCGACGTGCCGCGCGAGCGGGTCAAGCGTCCGAAGCGCCTGGCCGGCCTGGGTGCGTCGACGGCCCACGCCGAGCCCGAGTTCGAGGAGGCGTGGCAGACGCAGCTGCGCGAAGCCGCCGAGGCGGCCGAGGCGGAGGGGTTCAATGCATCCCGCCTGCGCCGGGTCCTCGATGGCGATCTGGAGCCGGCGGACCCGGAGCGCATCGTCGCCGACTACCACGCGGTGCTCGACGAGCTGCGTCGGATCCAGTCCGAGCTGGACATGGTGGGCAACCCGTGGCCGGAGGCCGCGCGCGGCGTCCTGACCGACCCGGAGCGCCTGGAGGAGGCCCGCGCGCTGTTGGCGTCGGCGCGGGAGCGCGTGCGTGACTTCCCGCCGTTCCGCGACGATCGTCCCCTCGACACCGCGGAGGAGCGCTTCCCTGCGCTGGCGGTGAAGGCCGCACGCGAGGTCGTGGGCGAGGAGCCGCCCGAGTACAACCCGCTGTTCGTGTGGAGCCCCGACGGGCACGGTGCGCGCGAGCTGCTGGAGGCCATCGGCACGACGTTCGTCTCGCAGCGGCCCCGCTCCCGCGTCGCGCTCATCTCGGCCCGCGAGTTCGCGGACGAGTTCGTGACGGCCCTCTCCGAGGGCGTGGCGGGTGCGTGGCGCGAGCGCTGGTGGACGGTCGAGCTGCTGATGGTGCATCAGGCCCAGGAGCTCTCGCAGACCGAACGGGCGCAGGACGAGTTCTTCCACCTGTTCGAGGCGGTCAAGCGCCGGGGCGCCCGGATCGTCATTGCCGCGGACCGGCCCCCGTCGCGCGTCACGCAGATCGACGACCGGTTGCGCTCGCGCTTCGAGGGTGGGCTGGTCGTGCAGATGGACGTCACCGGCGAGCCGCCGCTCCCGGCGGAGGAGCTGCTGGCGCGGCGGGTCAAGCGGCAAGGCGTCCTCGAGACCTCCCTGGACAGCCTGGAAGGCGGGGGCGAAGTGGGCCCCGACCTCGGTCTGGTCAAGCGCGACGAGGACGGCCGCATCATCCGCGAGGATGAAGCGATCGATCCCGCGTTCCAGTCCGCGTTGGCGAGCCTGGAAGGGGGCTCGGAGCGGCACGCCCTCACGCCTCCGGAGCCGACCCACCTGGATGTGGCGGGCCCGGCGGCGCTCACCAAGATCAAGATCCGGCCCGATGACTTCCCGACGCTGCTGACCGAGAAGCGGCGTTGGCAGAAGGAAGTGGGCATCGAGGACCAACCGGCACCCGAGCCCGTTGCCCCCGCGGCGGCCGCGGCACCGGCGCCTCCACATCGTTCACCGGAGTCGGGCGAGGAACCGACCGAAGCACCCCAGCCAGCGACGGCGGACCTCCCCGACCCGGCTCCGGTGATCCCCCATCAAGACCCCGAGTACGCGGAGCCGTGGCCGCAGGGCCCGATCCCGGTCTCGGAGCTGAGCGACATCATCGACGCGATCCTGGCGCCGTTCGATCAGCCGCAGGCCGCGGCCAACGGCGTCCAGCCGACCGCCCACCCGCAACCGCGTTGGCGTCCCTCGCCCGAGAAGGTGGTCTGGGACTGGCCGCGCATCGAGGACCGCATTGTACCGGAGGATGCCTGA